One genomic segment of Oreochromis aureus strain Israel breed Guangdong linkage group 9, ZZ_aureus, whole genome shotgun sequence includes these proteins:
- the LOC120442054 gene encoding zinc finger protein 883-like isoform X1, translating to MSSTQKDQHGATSQRSQEADKPHRRKREKTYTCDECGKDFAVKANLKHHQVIHTGERPFSCDLCGKSFSWKESLKQHQLIHSGVKAYSCDQCGRAFTHSSSLQSHLVTHSGIKAYSCDICGKTFSRRGNRNAHLRIHTGHDVYCCDQCGKQFTTHAMLQRHMFTHTEERPYKCDLCEKTFKTPRYLRQHQQIDTRKRLYKRGYCEDQHGATSQRSQEADKPHRRKREKKHTCDECGKDFTLKTSLKQHQVIHTGERPFSCDLCGKTFSRKSTLKTHQLIHSGVKAYSCDQCGRAFTQSGQLQKHLVTHSGIKAYSCDICGKTFSRIGNRNAHLRIHTGHDVYCCDQCGKQFITYMQLQRHMLTHTEERPYKCDLCEKTFKSPHYLRRHQQIHTRKGLSKRGYCEDQHGATSQRSQEADKPHRRKREKKHTCDECGKDFTLKTSLKQHQVIHTGERPFSCDLCGKTFSWKSTLKTHQLIHSGVKAYSCDQCGRAFTQSGQLQKHLVTHSGIKAYSCDICGKTFSRIGNRNAHLRIHTGHDVYCCDQCGKQFITYMQLQRHMLTHTEERPYKCDLCEKTFKSPHYLRRHQQIHTRKGLYKCSYCEKQSDTDGSSSQPCHHCGGGKDFRYDLCGKTFSYQETLKIHQHKHTGDKLNYCKECGRSFTTLSGLK from the exons atgagctcaacacagaag gaccaacatggagcgacaagtcagcgctctcaggaggccgacaaacctcacagaagaaagagagagaaaacatacacctgtgacgagtgtgggaaggattttgcTGTGAAGGCTAATCTAAAAcatcatcaggtcatccacactggagagagaccgttcagctgtgacttgtgtggaaagtctttttcctggaAGGAATCCctaaaacaacaccaactcatccacagtggagttaaagcgtacagctgtgatcagtgtggcagagcttttactcacagtagcagcttacagagtcatctagttacccactctggaattaaggcatacagctgtgacatttgtggaaaaaccttCAGCCGGAGAGGGAACCGAAATgcacacctacgcattcacaccggacatgatgtgtactgctgtgatcagtgtggcaaacaGTTTACAACACATGCAATGTTACAACgccacatgtttacccacactgaggagagaccttataaatgtgacctgtgtgagaagacttttaaaactCCACGCTACCTGAGACAACACCAACAGATCgacaccagaaagagactctacaagcgcggttactgtgag gaccaacatggagcgacaagtcagcgctctcaggaggccgacaaacctcacagaagaaagagagagaaaaaacacacctgtgacgagtgtgggaaggattttacttTGAAGACTTCACTAAAgcagcatcaggtcatccacactggagagagaccgttcagctgtgacttgtgtggaaagactTTTTCCAGGAAGAGTaccctaaaaacacaccaactcatccacagtggagttaaagcgtacagctgtgatcagtgtggcagagcttttactcaaagtGGCCAATTACAGaagcatctagttacccactctggaattaaggcatacagctgtgacatttgtggaaaaaccttCAGCCGGATAGGGAACCGAAATgcacacctacgcattcacaccggacatgatgtgtactgctgtgatcagtgtggcaaacaGTTTATAACTTACATGCAGTTACAACGCCACATGTTgacccacactgaggagagaccttataaatgtgacctgtgtgagaagacttttaaatctccacattacctgagacgacaccaacagatccacaccagaaagggACTCTCCAAGCGcggttactgtgag gaccaacatggagcgacaagtcagcgctctcaggaggccgacaaacctcacagaagaaagagagagaaaaaacacacctgtgacgagtgtgggaaggattttacttTGAAGACTTCACTAAAgcagcatcaggtcatccacactggagagagaccgttcagctgtgacttgtgtggaaagactTTTTCCTGGAAGAGTaccctaaaaacacaccaactcatccacagtggagttaaagcgtacagctgtgatcagtgtggcagagcttttactcaaagtGGCCAATTACAGaagcatctagttacccactctggaattaaggcatacagctgtgacatttgtggaaaaaccttCAGCCGGATAGGGAACCGAAATgcacacctacgcattcacaccggacatgatgtgtactgctgtgatcagtgtggcaaacaGTTTATAACTTACATGCAGTTACAACGCCACATGTTgacccacactgaggagagaccttataaatgtgacctgtgtgagaagacttttaaatctccacattacctgagacgacaccaacagatccacaccagaaagggactctacaagtgcagttactgtgag aagcagagtgacacagatggatccagttctcaaccctgtcatcactgtggaggtgggaaagactttcgctatgacctttgtggaaaaactttcagttaCCAAGAAACCCTTAAAATACATCaacataaacacactggagacaagctgaactactgcaaagaatgtgggagaagcttcaccACATTAAGTGGATTAAAATGA
- the LOC120442054 gene encoding zinc finger protein 883-like isoform X2: MSSTQKDQHGATSQRSQEADKPHRRKREKTYTCDECGKDFAVKANLKHHQVIHTGERPFSCDLCGKSFSWKESLKQHQLIHSGVKAYSCDQCGRAFTHSSSLQSHLVTHSGIKAYSCDICGKTFSRRGNRNAHLRIHTGHDVYCCDQCGKQFTTHAMLQRHMFTHTEERPYKCDLCEKTFKTPRYLRQHQQIDTRKRLYKRGYCEDQHGATSQRSQEADKPHRRKREKKHTCDECGKDFTLKTSLKQHQVIHTGERPFSCDLCGKTFSRKSTLKTHQLIHSGVKAYSCDQCGRAFTQSGQLQKHLVTHSGIKAYSCDICGKTFSRIGNRNAHLRIHTGHDVYCCDQCGKQFITYMQLQRHMLTHTEERPYKCDLCEKTFKSPHYLRRHQQIHTRKGLSKRGYCEDQHGATSQRSQEADKPHRRKREKKHTCDECGKDFTLKTSLKQHQVIHTGERPFSCDLCGKTFSWKSTLKTHQLIHSGVKAYSCDQCGRAFTQSGQLQKHLVTHSGIKAYSCDICGKTFSRIGNRNAHLRIHTGHDVYCCDQCGKQFITYMQLQRHMLTHTEERPYKCDLCEKTFKSPHYLRRHQQIHTRKGLYKCSYCEQSDTDGSSSQPCHHCGGGKDFRYDLCGKTFSYQETLKIHQHKHTGDKLNYCKECGRSFTTLSGLK, from the exons atgagctcaacacagaag gaccaacatggagcgacaagtcagcgctctcaggaggccgacaaacctcacagaagaaagagagagaaaacatacacctgtgacgagtgtgggaaggattttgcTGTGAAGGCTAATCTAAAAcatcatcaggtcatccacactggagagagaccgttcagctgtgacttgtgtggaaagtctttttcctggaAGGAATCCctaaaacaacaccaactcatccacagtggagttaaagcgtacagctgtgatcagtgtggcagagcttttactcacagtagcagcttacagagtcatctagttacccactctggaattaaggcatacagctgtgacatttgtggaaaaaccttCAGCCGGAGAGGGAACCGAAATgcacacctacgcattcacaccggacatgatgtgtactgctgtgatcagtgtggcaaacaGTTTACAACACATGCAATGTTACAACgccacatgtttacccacactgaggagagaccttataaatgtgacctgtgtgagaagacttttaaaactCCACGCTACCTGAGACAACACCAACAGATCgacaccagaaagagactctacaagcgcggttactgtgag gaccaacatggagcgacaagtcagcgctctcaggaggccgacaaacctcacagaagaaagagagagaaaaaacacacctgtgacgagtgtgggaaggattttacttTGAAGACTTCACTAAAgcagcatcaggtcatccacactggagagagaccgttcagctgtgacttgtgtggaaagactTTTTCCAGGAAGAGTaccctaaaaacacaccaactcatccacagtggagttaaagcgtacagctgtgatcagtgtggcagagcttttactcaaagtGGCCAATTACAGaagcatctagttacccactctggaattaaggcatacagctgtgacatttgtggaaaaaccttCAGCCGGATAGGGAACCGAAATgcacacctacgcattcacaccggacatgatgtgtactgctgtgatcagtgtggcaaacaGTTTATAACTTACATGCAGTTACAACGCCACATGTTgacccacactgaggagagaccttataaatgtgacctgtgtgagaagacttttaaatctccacattacctgagacgacaccaacagatccacaccagaaagggACTCTCCAAGCGcggttactgtgag gaccaacatggagcgacaagtcagcgctctcaggaggccgacaaacctcacagaagaaagagagagaaaaaacacacctgtgacgagtgtgggaaggattttacttTGAAGACTTCACTAAAgcagcatcaggtcatccacactggagagagaccgttcagctgtgacttgtgtggaaagactTTTTCCTGGAAGAGTaccctaaaaacacaccaactcatccacagtggagttaaagcgtacagctgtgatcagtgtggcagagcttttactcaaagtGGCCAATTACAGaagcatctagttacccactctggaattaaggcatacagctgtgacatttgtggaaaaaccttCAGCCGGATAGGGAACCGAAATgcacacctacgcattcacaccggacatgatgtgtactgctgtgatcagtgtggcaaacaGTTTATAACTTACATGCAGTTACAACGCCACATGTTgacccacactgaggagagaccttataaatgtgacctgtgtgagaagacttttaaatctccacattacctgagacgacaccaacagatccacaccagaaagggactctacaagtgcagttactgtgag cagagtgacacagatggatccagttctcaaccctgtcatcactgtggaggtgggaaagactttcgctatgacctttgtggaaaaactttcagttaCCAAGAAACCCTTAAAATACATCaacataaacacactggagacaagctgaactactgcaaagaatgtgggagaagcttcaccACATTAAGTGGATTAAAATGA